Genomic window (Fimbriimonadaceae bacterium):
TGCGGGGTCTTCTTCTCCCCGGCACACGGGGCACGATTGGTTGGGGATCGCGAGCCAGATGCGAGTCAGGACGGTGTTGGGGCATTGCGCGATGCCTTCGGTGATCGTTCGCAGGACTTCTTGCAGCGTGGCTTGACGAGCCGTCACTACCATGACCTGCGGGAGCTGATGCGGATTCATGTGCGAGACTCTACGAAATATCGTTCATCGTTGCAATGATAAATCGTAGATCACGAATAGTCGTAGTGTGGGGCGTGAGAGTTCATTGCATGATAACGCAGATATTTCAGTGACTTGAGTCTCTTGATCCGCATGGCACGGCATCTGCTCAGGCAGGTGTGCAATCGCGCATGTGGCGCGGGTCACCCAATCAACCCAAGGAGGCAGTATGAATCGCATTGCACAACTCGATCCTCAGACCGCAACGGGCCAGACGAAAACCCTGTTCGATGGCGTGCAGCGAAAACTCGGCGTCGTGCCGAACCTGTTTCGCGTGTTGGGCAACGCGCCCGCTGCGCTTCAAGGGTATCTCAATTTCAGTGCTGCGCTGGCGGATGGGCAGTTGGGTCCGAAGGTTCGCGAGCAGATCGCCCTTACGGTTGCCCAGGCCAACGAATGCGCCTACTGCCTCAGCGCACACTCGTTCATCGGCGGCAAATTGGGACTGACGCAGCAGGATCTCGCCGAAGCTCGACAGGCCCATGCGACCGATCCGCGCACGGAGGCCATCCTCAAGCTGGCGCAGCGCATGGTGACGCAGCGGGGTGAGCTGGGGGCGGAGGGCCTCGATGACGCGCGCCGTGCGGGGTTGACCGACGGGGATATCGTCGAGACGGTGGCGCAGGTCGCGCTGAACACCTTCAGCAATTACCTCAATCACATCGCCGGGACGGTCATCGACTTTCCTGAGGTCACGATCGCAGAGGGGTGCGGCACGTCTTCCTGCGGCTGTCGCTAGGCGGGGAAGGAATGCGTCGGTTCACGAGACTCTCGTCATCAATTTAGGAGAAAGGGTGCCATCATGAAGATCAGCAGTCGATCGATCGTTGCGTCGCTTGCCATCGTGATTCTCACGTCTCCGCTCATCTCATCGGCAGGGGAGCAGGAGCAGAAACCGACGGTGTCGCATTATGCGGGTCCGCGAGAGGATGCGCCGATTCCCCGGCCTGGGTTACGACCCAAGAAGGGCCGGGTGGCGGTGGTCGTGACGGATCCGCAGAACGACTTTCTGAGCCCAACCGGCGTGGCCTGGGGTGTGGTCGGACAGAGCGTGCAGGAAAACCACACGGTGGAACATCTCGAAGACCTGTTCAAGGTCGCCAAGGCCGCCGATGTGCCGGTCTTCGTCAGCCCGCACTATTACTATCCGCACGACCACCGGTGGACCTTCGGCGGCGCGCTCGAAGTGCTGATGCACAAGATCGGCATGTTCGACCGGAAAGCAGCGTTGACCCAGGAGGGGTTTGCGGGGTCCGGTGCCGATTGGCTCGACCGCTACAAACCCTATATCGAAGACGGCCGGACAGTCGTGACCAGCCCGCACAAGGTGTTCGGGCCCGAGTCGAACGATCTCATCCTGCAGCTGCGCAAGGCCGACATCAGCCAGGTGATCCTGGCCGGCATGTCTGCCAATCTCTGCACCGAGTCGCATCTGCGCGAGCTACTCGAACAGGGCTTCGAGGTGGTGGTGGTGACGGATGCGACGGCGGCCGCCAAGCTGCCGGGATTCGACGGCTATGAAGCCGCCTTCGTGAATGTTCGCATGATGGCGAGCGACGTGTGGAGTACGGCGCAGGCGGTGAAGACGCTGGCCTCACTCAAGTAATCCCTCGGACGTGGACCGTGCGATGCATCGATGACCGACAATCTGTGACAAGGAGGAATGACCGTGAAAACTGCAATCGTTATCCTATCCGACCCGAAAGGCGGGGCAGAGGAAGCCTTGGGGCGAGTGTTCAATGCCCTCGCCTTGGCTGCCGAATCCAAGCAACAGGGCGACGAGGTGGCCGTAGTGTTCAATGGCCCGGGGACGCGATGGCCGGCTGAGCTGACCAAGCTGACGCATCCGGCCAACGGGCTGTATCAGTCGGTGCGCGATGTGGTGCAGGGCGCATCCTGTGCCTGTGCCGAGGTCTTCGGGGCAACGGACAGTGTGCGGTCCTGCGGCGTGAAGAGCGTGAACGATAACGCCTTACCGGGCACGGCCGGCCTGTTGAGTCTCAGGCGGTACCTGGCCGACGGATGGCATGTGGTGGTGTTCTGAGAGCGGGATGATGTGAATGACGGCGTGCAACGCCTGTGGGTTGCACGCCGGTCATACGGAGGACGGCACAATGGCGATGAAATATTTGGACCTGGCGCTGACGGAGTCCGTGCGACGGGCACAGCAGCAGTATTACGGCCATGCCGCGACGATCGCCGAGTCGCCTGAGCGTGATCCGCTCGGCGAGGCGGAGATGGAGTTCATCACGACCCGAGACAGTTTCTACCTGGGCACCGTGAGTGAGAGCGGATGGCCGTACCTTCAACATCGCGGCGGGTCCGCGGGATTCTTGCGTGTGCTGAGCCCATCCAGGCTGGCGTTTGCGGATTATCGAGGCAATCGCCAACTGCTGAGCACGGGGAATCTCCTGGCGAACGATCGCGTGGCGCTGTTTCTGATGGATTACGCGAATCGGGCGCGTTTGAAGGTGTTCGGCCATGGCCGGATCGAAGATGCGCGATCCCAACCGGAACTCGTGGCGCAACTTGCCTCGCTGGACGTGCGCGCGAAGGTGGAACGGATTCTGTTCATCGATGTGGTGTCCTACGACTGGAACTGCCCGAAGTACATCACGCCCCGCTATTCCATCGGCGAGGTGGAGGAGGTAGTTGGGCCGTTGAAATCCCGTATTGCCGAGCTGGAAGCACAGCTTCGATCGCTCCAGGGAGAGAAGCGCATCCTGTCGATCTGAACGGAGAGGAGAGACCATTGATGTCACACATATCGCGTCGACACTTCCTGAAATTCGCCGTCGCAATAGGCGGCGCGGTCGCACTCGGAGGTCTGGACGGCTCGCCAGGGTTCTCCCGGTCGAGGCGGATCGCCCATGCCGCGGAACCGATCAAGATCGGCATCATCGATCCGCTGTCGGGCCCCTATAAGACGTCTTCGATCCACGACGTGCACGGCGCGACGGTCGCGGTGGATCGCTTCAATACAGCCGGCGGTGTACTGGGCCGTCCGGTGGTCCTTGTCGAGGCCGACGATGCATCCAAGGTGGACATCGGAGTACGGACGGCTCGGAAGTTGATCATGGACGACCGTGTGGATGTGCTCATGGGCACCTTCAACGGAGACGTCGCAATGGCGATCGCGGAGGTGGCCAAGCGGGAGAACCGGTTGTTCATGGTGACCGGCGCACATGTTCCCGAGTTAACGGGGGCCGCGTGCAACTCGCACACCTTCGTGTTCATGCCGACCGCCGACATGCTCGCAACAGCGGTGGCCCCGCACCTGGTCAAGACCTATGGGACCAGGTGCTACATGGTCACGGCCGATACGGTGGACGGCGCTTCCGCACGTACCGCCATGACCGACGCACTCGTGGCCCACGGGGCCGAGATCCTCGGCGATACTGTGGCGTCTTTCGGCACGACGGACTTTGTCCCGGCATTCACACGGGCGGTGCGAGCCAAGCCGACCTTCATCGTGCTCAACCTCTACGGCTGGGACCTCGTCCACGCGCTGAAAGCTTATGCCAAGCTGCAGTTGGCCGCAGCGCAGATCGGCGTGGGGGGCATGATCGGCGGCGAACAAATCGGCCGGCCGCTGGGCTATGCGGATCACGCCGGAATCTGGGGCCTGATCTGGGACCCGAAGGTCAAGTCCGAGAGCTCGCGACGGTTCATTCAAGGCGTGATCGACAAATACCACCACACACCGACCTCGCGGTGCTATCACGGTTACGCCGCCATGACGCAAATCCTGGAGGCGATGCAACGGGCAGGAACGACCGACACACAGGCGCTCATCAAGACGTTGGAGGGGCATGCCTTCGACGGCCTGAAGGAAGGGCGCTCCTATTTCCGTGCGTCGGATCACCTGCATGTGCAAGACGTGTTGGTAGGGAAAGCCTACGGGAAGGAATTGGGATTGGGCCACTACCAGCTGCTGGCCACGGTAGGGGGAGAGGCGGTTGCGAGCGTGCCCGACCGGTCGGGTTGTGGGTTGACCTGAACTTGCCGGTTGCACGGTATCGGTATCACACAGGAGGATCGAACATGAACAGGTTGGCGTTGCGACAGGGTCGATGGCGAAATCCCCTGAGGTTCTTCAGCGAGTTGCTGGAGCAGCCGGCCTGGGTTGCGGGCTGGGTCTTAGTCCTCATGGCGATCAATCTGGCCGGCCTCGCATTCTGGAGTGAGCTCTTGGCTCGGGTCATTGTGGCGATCTTCCTACTCTCAGCCATGCTGATGATGGGGTTGTATAGCGTATTCGGTTTTGAACGGATTCTTGGATTGGGGCACGTGTTCTGGATTCCCTTGTTAGTCATGCTGTTGATGCACCTGCCGCAGGCCGCCGGTGCATTCGCCGGCTACCTCATCGTGCTGGCTCTGTGTCTCGGGATTTCATTGCTGTTCGATATTCGTGACCTGTGGATCTACGTATCACAAAAACGGACGCGGCAGTGAGGCGATGGGTGTCGTGCCTACACAAAGAGCAGCGGGCATGCGAATGGTACCGAGGTTGAACACGACTGCGTTGTCGAGGGCAGCCGTGAAGATCGGAAGCGAAAACGGAGCGGCAGTCGGCACAAGGGCCGACTGGGCCCACGTCGCGCCGGATCCCGGATCGATACGGACGCGTCCTCCCGAATGAGATCTATGTATTCCGTGCCATTCCTCCTCTCCATCCTTGGCTCACGACGCGAGCCGATTTCCGATTCCAGGGGTCGAAGGCAAGCAATCCAGAATTGACTCAAGGGCGAACAGGCCACATTGAACGAGCGAATGGGGCCGATTCCCGCGTCGGTTCGATCGCGGTGCTTTCGAGGCATGCCGGCGTGTGTGTGCACAGCGGCCCGCATGCCTCGCCCTCGAGGGAGATAGTTGGACTGTAAGCTGGCTCACAGCCGTCTCATGCCCTCAATGGTAAGGTCCGTTCATACATATTGATATAGCTCAATGTGTGTTGCGCTGTCGACCGCCGGAGCGTGGCCACGACCCGAGTCACCACAAAGGAGGAGCAGAGTATGTCGATGATGTGCAGCCTGCAGGGATGTACCCGGAAGCACGGCATGTGCGGACACGAGAAGATGATGTTCGCCGTGATGATCATGCTGATGATCGGCGGCGTGGCCTATTGGTTTATGGGATGAGCAGATGCACGACTGTAAGCTGCCTCACAGCAATCGCGCCGGCTGCGCGATACGATTCACCGCAATAATTCGGCATTCGCGTGGGCACATGGGAAGCCGCCGCATGGTCCACAGGCCGGAGAAAGGGGTTGCACGCATGATCGAGTGCTGAGTCTGTCGATGTAGATCAATATCCAATAACCGAAGACGTTCCCGATGGTATTGCAGTCCACAAAGGAGATTCATATGAACGCTCAGATGAAAAAACACGCGATGGTTCATTCTGCACTGTTGGTGGCCCTGAGTGTTGCCGGTGCCCAAGTGGCAAACGCCGCCCCCAAGATGGCCGAAATGCCCAGCGGCTGGGAAGCCTGCGGCGGGGTCGCGAAAGCCGGCATGAACGATTGCGCGGTCAAGACCAGTCTCCATTCCTGTGTCGGGATGTCCAAGACCGACAATGAAGCCGATTCGTATGTGTTTTTGCCGAAAGGTCTCTGCACCAAGATCGCCAAGGGAACGGTGTTGGCCATCACGAAAGATGACTTGGCCAAGATGAAAGAGATGATGATGAAGAAGATGTAGGACGGACGCCGATGTCTGGTTCGCCTTCCGCCCCGATCCCGGCTCAGGCCGGGATCGGGC
Coding sequences:
- a CDS encoding carboxymuconolactone decarboxylase family protein; the protein is MNRIAQLDPQTATGQTKTLFDGVQRKLGVVPNLFRVLGNAPAALQGYLNFSAALADGQLGPKVREQIALTVAQANECAYCLSAHSFIGGKLGLTQQDLAEARQAHATDPRTEAILKLAQRMVTQRGELGAEGLDDARRAGLTDGDIVETVAQVALNTFSNYLNHIAGTVIDFPEVTIAEGCGTSSCGCR
- a CDS encoding cysteine hydrolase, with translation MKISSRSIVASLAIVILTSPLISSAGEQEQKPTVSHYAGPREDAPIPRPGLRPKKGRVAVVVTDPQNDFLSPTGVAWGVVGQSVQENHTVEHLEDLFKVAKAADVPVFVSPHYYYPHDHRWTFGGALEVLMHKIGMFDRKAALTQEGFAGSGADWLDRYKPYIEDGRTVVTSPHKVFGPESNDLILQLRKADISQVILAGMSANLCTESHLRELLEQGFEVVVVTDATAAAKLPGFDGYEAAFVNVRMMASDVWSTAQAVKTLASLK
- a CDS encoding DsrE family protein, encoding MKTAIVILSDPKGGAEEALGRVFNALALAAESKQQGDEVAVVFNGPGTRWPAELTKLTHPANGLYQSVRDVVQGASCACAEVFGATDSVRSCGVKSVNDNALPGTAGLLSLRRYLADGWHVVVF
- a CDS encoding pyridoxamine 5'-phosphate oxidase family protein, whose amino-acid sequence is MAMKYLDLALTESVRRAQQQYYGHAATIAESPERDPLGEAEMEFITTRDSFYLGTVSESGWPYLQHRGGSAGFLRVLSPSRLAFADYRGNRQLLSTGNLLANDRVALFLMDYANRARLKVFGHGRIEDARSQPELVAQLASLDVRAKVERILFIDVVSYDWNCPKYITPRYSIGEVEEVVGPLKSRIAELEAQLRSLQGEKRILSI
- a CDS encoding ABC transporter substrate-binding protein, producing the protein MSHISRRHFLKFAVAIGGAVALGGLDGSPGFSRSRRIAHAAEPIKIGIIDPLSGPYKTSSIHDVHGATVAVDRFNTAGGVLGRPVVLVEADDASKVDIGVRTARKLIMDDRVDVLMGTFNGDVAMAIAEVAKRENRLFMVTGAHVPELTGAACNSHTFVFMPTADMLATAVAPHLVKTYGTRCYMVTADTVDGASARTAMTDALVAHGAEILGDTVASFGTTDFVPAFTRAVRAKPTFIVLNLYGWDLVHALKAYAKLQLAAAQIGVGGMIGGEQIGRPLGYADHAGIWGLIWDPKVKSESSRRFIQGVIDKYHHTPTSRCYHGYAAMTQILEAMQRAGTTDTQALIKTLEGHAFDGLKEGRSYFRASDHLHVQDVLVGKAYGKELGLGHYQLLATVGGEAVASVPDRSGCGLT
- a CDS encoding DUF2282 domain-containing protein, whose translation is MNAQMKKHAMVHSALLVALSVAGAQVANAAPKMAEMPSGWEACGGVAKAGMNDCAVKTSLHSCVGMSKTDNEADSYVFLPKGLCTKIAKGTVLAITKDDLAKMKEMMMKKM